The following coding sequences lie in one Erwinia amylovora genomic window:
- a CDS encoding LysR family transcriptional regulator has translation MAFKQLQDMALFALVAGCGSFTAAATRAGLPKSSVSQRINQLEQTLGLRLINRTTRQLNLTFAGERYLVHCQEIVQASERAGLAIERLRDNPSGRLRITSPAGIAATLLARVNTAFQQKYPDVTLEVSVSDEMCDLVQSRFDVALRTGKPQDSSLIGRRIGDGQRRLVASPGYLADYPPLAHPRQLSEHRCIAHRAWNEWLLQRNDEYYRWLLPPTHMTDNLLYARECALSSGGITLLPRFLCCEKLVQVLPAWEVEGNELWLVYPSRKLNSPALSRFVDFAMRSEILRDFYR, from the coding sequence ATGGCGTTTAAACAGTTACAGGATATGGCCCTGTTTGCTCTGGTCGCCGGGTGCGGCAGCTTCACCGCTGCGGCTACGCGTGCGGGGTTACCCAAATCCAGCGTCAGCCAGCGCATCAACCAGCTGGAACAGACGCTGGGGCTGAGGCTGATTAACCGTACCACACGTCAGCTTAACCTGACTTTTGCCGGTGAGCGTTATCTGGTGCACTGCCAGGAGATTGTGCAGGCCAGTGAAAGGGCCGGGCTGGCGATTGAACGGTTGCGTGATAATCCCAGCGGGCGTTTGCGCATCACCTCTCCCGCCGGTATTGCCGCCACCCTGCTGGCGCGGGTAAACACCGCCTTTCAGCAGAAGTACCCGGACGTAACGCTGGAGGTGTCTGTTTCTGATGAGATGTGCGACCTGGTGCAGAGCCGGTTTGACGTGGCGCTGCGTACCGGAAAGCCGCAGGATTCATCGCTGATAGGCCGGCGTATTGGCGACGGCCAGCGGCGGCTGGTGGCATCGCCGGGTTATCTTGCTGATTACCCGCCGCTTGCTCATCCCCGTCAGCTGTCGGAGCATCGCTGTATTGCTCATCGCGCCTGGAATGAATGGCTACTGCAGCGCAACGATGAGTATTATCGCTGGCTGCTGCCACCCACCCATATGACGGATAATCTGCTCTATGCGCGCGAGTGTGCGCTTTCTTCGGGCGGGATCACCCTGTTGCCGCGTTTTTTGTGCTGTGAAAAGCTGGTGCAGGTGTTGCCGGCGTGGGAAGTGGAGGGCAATGAACTGTGGCTGGTTTACCCGAGTCGTAAGCTGAATTCACCGGCGCTGTCGCGCTTTGTTGATTTTGCCATGCGGTCAGAAATACTGCGCGATTTTTATCGTTAA
- a CDS encoding zinc-binding alcohol dehydrogenase family protein → MTHNAIAINPANPQQFIAIQQPQLTPNEYDLLVEVKAASVNPVDTKVHKGAQKNGLQQPRILGWDASGVVLAVGNKVSGFAVGDEVFYAGDITRPGSNATHQLIDARITGHKPKTLDWAQAAAIPLTALTAWEGLFDRLHIDSEGEGKTLLIVGGAGGVGSLAIPFAKLHSKVKVIATASRPDSLQWCLDRGADLVINYHDMAGELEKHGLKQVDYIFCLNDTDGHWQAMSQLIAPQGQICTIVENAGPLDMEQLKLKSAALHFEFMYTRSMFTTPDIARQGEILNATAQLLDEGKITTSLSKTLHGLSVETLSEAHRLVLEGHMRGKVVMVY, encoded by the coding sequence ATGACGCACAATGCCATTGCTATTAACCCGGCAAACCCGCAGCAGTTTATTGCAATCCAGCAGCCGCAGCTGACCCCCAACGAATACGATCTGCTGGTTGAAGTGAAAGCCGCTTCGGTCAATCCGGTAGACACCAAAGTGCATAAAGGCGCACAGAAAAATGGTCTGCAACAGCCGCGCATACTCGGCTGGGACGCCAGCGGCGTGGTGCTGGCGGTGGGAAACAAGGTGAGCGGCTTTGCCGTGGGTGATGAGGTTTTCTACGCCGGTGATATTACCCGCCCCGGTAGCAATGCCACGCATCAGCTGATTGATGCACGCATCACCGGCCACAAGCCGAAAACTCTCGACTGGGCACAGGCGGCAGCCATCCCACTGACCGCGCTGACCGCATGGGAAGGGCTGTTTGACCGCCTGCATATCGACAGTGAAGGTGAAGGTAAGACACTGCTGATCGTCGGCGGAGCCGGCGGCGTTGGATCGCTGGCTATTCCCTTTGCGAAACTGCATAGCAAGGTGAAAGTGATCGCCACCGCTTCGCGCCCGGATTCGCTGCAGTGGTGCCTCGATCGCGGCGCTGACCTGGTGATCAACTATCATGACATGGCTGGTGAGCTGGAGAAGCATGGCCTGAAGCAGGTTGACTATATTTTCTGTCTGAATGATACAGACGGTCACTGGCAAGCCATGAGCCAGCTGATTGCGCCGCAAGGCCAGATCTGCACCATCGTGGAAAACGCCGGGCCGCTGGATATGGAGCAGCTAAAGCTGAAAAGCGCTGCGCTGCACTTTGAATTTATGTATACCCGCAGCATGTTTACTACCCCGGATATCGCCCGCCAGGGTGAAATTCTCAACGCCACGGCGCAGCTGCTGGATGAAGGTAAAATAACCACGTCGCTCAGTAAGACTTTGCACGGTTTAAGCGTGGAGACGCTGTCTGAAGCGCATCGTCTGGTGCTGGAAGGCCATATGCGTGGCAAAGTGGTAATGGTTTACTAA
- a CDS encoding ShlB/FhaC/HecB family hemolysin secretion/activation protein: METITLKIKLSVVVFITVVSGQSSGEMLPALVDPNNPTRQSRDVSGPEPVNQLTPPGALPELAAPSPAMTLQTLVTFERIHFVGGTRYPLVTLMQPFNALVGNKVSLQTLMAAVDSITQRYHREGYPLSYAYIPADNFHQGVLNIGLVEGYVANSQIRSDNQQTGRWLGALSQRIMAEKPLTQDTFDRYSMLMSRTPDTKVKATAQAPNNIYGATNLEVDAQRSHNWNVINTLDIRKKQSLDLVSATLSGLTPYAEQLGVATIIPLNNQTRESYLGLNYQQYLGDDGLQLQVKGSYLNQNPKDFTTILTQANGVNINAREKEVLYNAGVGLNYPLLLTAKQQWSLGGELDYVHKRYDYTLQAEQGGITADLPAINQQIRYPAVELNLSGSHQYQQASWNTRFSVRQGIDGLGASNTTGPGDLSFTRWRFNGDAAWVFNQKWRLSSAVEGDWSDSSLPEPERLTFGAFRFGSGYPDSDATGDYGMGGQVEMRYLHDRSTGDWVKTIQPYVKVDAAHTAFHQSGLSSQKLASYGAGVMFGDNRHYALTLEAARPIADVPIDSSRRDWRFSATFTYNFNNGS, encoded by the coding sequence ATGGAGACAATTACTTTGAAAATAAAATTAAGCGTCGTTGTTTTTATCACCGTTGTTAGTGGCCAAAGCTCAGGCGAAATGCTGCCAGCGCTGGTTGACCCAAATAATCCCACCCGGCAGTCCAGAGATGTGTCAGGCCCCGAACCCGTGAACCAGCTTACACCGCCAGGGGCACTGCCTGAATTAGCCGCGCCGTCGCCAGCGATGACGTTGCAAACCCTTGTCACCTTTGAACGTATCCACTTTGTTGGTGGAACCCGATATCCACTGGTCACCCTGATGCAGCCATTTAACGCGCTGGTGGGGAATAAGGTTTCCCTGCAAACGTTAATGGCAGCCGTCGACAGCATCACCCAACGTTATCATCGCGAGGGCTATCCTCTCTCCTATGCCTATATCCCTGCCGATAATTTCCACCAGGGGGTGCTTAACATTGGTCTGGTAGAAGGATATGTCGCTAACAGCCAGATTCGTAGCGATAACCAGCAGACTGGTCGCTGGCTTGGCGCGCTGTCGCAGCGGATTATGGCAGAGAAACCGCTAACCCAGGATACCTTCGACCGTTACAGCATGCTGATGTCGAGAACGCCTGATACCAAAGTGAAGGCAACGGCGCAAGCTCCCAATAATATTTATGGTGCGACCAATCTGGAGGTCGACGCGCAGCGTAGCCATAACTGGAATGTGATTAACACCCTGGATATACGCAAAAAGCAAAGTCTGGATTTAGTGAGCGCCACGCTGAGCGGTTTAACGCCCTATGCTGAGCAATTGGGCGTGGCCACTATCATCCCGCTAAATAATCAAACCCGTGAATCGTACCTGGGGCTTAACTATCAACAATATCTGGGTGATGATGGCCTGCAGCTACAGGTTAAAGGCAGTTATCTCAACCAAAACCCCAAAGACTTCACCACGATATTGACACAGGCTAACGGCGTGAATATTAATGCGCGTGAAAAAGAGGTGCTGTACAACGCCGGGGTGGGGCTGAACTATCCGCTCTTACTGACAGCAAAGCAGCAATGGAGCCTCGGCGGGGAGCTGGACTACGTTCATAAACGTTATGACTATACTCTGCAGGCCGAGCAGGGGGGGATAACGGCGGATCTGCCCGCCATCAACCAGCAAATTCGCTATCCGGCGGTAGAGCTTAACCTCTCCGGCAGTCATCAGTATCAGCAGGCCAGCTGGAATACGCGCTTCAGCGTGCGTCAGGGAATAGACGGCCTGGGAGCCAGCAATACCACCGGCCCCGGGGATCTCTCTTTTACCCGCTGGCGTTTCAATGGTGATGCTGCCTGGGTATTTAACCAAAAATGGCGTCTGAGTAGCGCAGTTGAAGGAGACTGGTCTGACAGTTCATTGCCCGAGCCGGAACGCCTTACCTTTGGCGCTTTTCGTTTCGGCAGTGGTTATCCTGACTCCGATGCGACGGGTGATTACGGGATGGGTGGACAGGTCGAGATGCGTTATCTGCACGATCGCAGCACGGGGGACTGGGTTAAAACCATTCAGCCTTATGTGAAAGTCGACGCTGCCCATACCGCTTTTCATCAATCGGGCTTATCCAGCCAGAAGCTGGCATCTTACGGTGCGGGGGTGATGTTTGGTGACAACCGACACTATGCACTGACGCTGGAAGCGGCACGTCCGATTGCCGATGTGCCGATTGACAGCAGCAGGCGCGACTGGCGTTTCAGTGCGACCTTCACCTATAACTTCAACAACGGTAGCTGA
- a CDS encoding collagen-like triple helix repeat-containing protein, translated as MRPDNPGRLGKIGLAILLALSLAACSGGGGSSGHTAKNTTAASSGNGGGSGGSGASNGSGSGGGSSGGGGSSGGGGSGSGVLTTGTILNSLGAAVGNVGSQVSSIATQTPVGSLPVGGSGVVTLLDSAGHAVTTIGSGIQNGVGQLGTNPNAIGVTAAGVPAGVAVLGTGISGLGNSLSGSTGNTPLGGATGTAGNLVSAVGGLVTSTGNGLAQSLQSGPASGVTTAATGLVTPLVGQVQNVTQGVGGATGLGAPVSGLLNSVGNIVTGVGTQISTTTPALNGLGQAVQNTGIAVSQTGGLVTPSGNGLSGGLLSGSLSLSGAGAAAASGPLGSVATAVAGSAAASGSLGNIVTTPGGAASSGGLPLIGNTVNGLTSGLNSGLIAPHH; from the coding sequence ATGCGCCCTGACAATCCCGGCCGGCTGGGAAAGATTGGGCTGGCAATCCTGCTTGCATTATCTCTGGCTGCCTGTAGCGGCGGCGGCGGTAGTTCGGGCCATACAGCAAAAAATACCACGGCGGCAAGTTCCGGCAATGGGGGCGGATCGGGCGGTAGCGGAGCAAGTAACGGTAGCGGGTCCGGCGGCGGCTCATCGGGTGGTGGTGGCTCATCGGGCGGCGGCGGTTCTGGTTCCGGCGTACTCACCACCGGTACTATTCTTAACAGCCTGGGGGCTGCGGTCGGCAATGTGGGGTCACAGGTTAGCAGCATTGCTACTCAGACGCCCGTTGGTAGCCTGCCGGTTGGCGGGTCGGGCGTTGTCACATTACTTGACAGCGCAGGACACGCCGTTACCACCATCGGCAGCGGCATCCAAAATGGGGTGGGTCAGTTAGGCACTAATCCCAATGCTATCGGCGTCACCGCCGCAGGGGTTCCTGCCGGGGTAGCGGTTCTTGGAACCGGTATCAGCGGGCTGGGAAATTCTCTGTCCGGCAGCACGGGTAATACGCCGCTCGGCGGAGCCACTGGCACCGCTGGCAACCTGGTTAGCGCCGTCGGGGGGCTGGTAACCTCAACGGGCAACGGGCTGGCGCAGAGCCTGCAGTCTGGTCCTGCATCGGGTGTGACCACGGCCGCAACTGGCCTGGTAACTCCGCTGGTAGGACAGGTGCAAAACGTGACCCAGGGCGTGGGTGGCGCAACCGGTTTGGGTGCGCCTGTCAGCGGTTTACTTAACAGTGTGGGTAACATTGTGACCGGCGTCGGAACGCAAATCAGCACCACGACACCTGCTTTAAACGGTCTTGGTCAGGCCGTGCAGAATACCGGGATAGCGGTTTCCCAAACCGGTGGGCTTGTTACCCCGTCGGGTAATGGTTTATCCGGCGGACTGTTGAGTGGCAGCCTGTCACTCAGTGGAGCAGGAGCCGCTGCGGCGAGCGGGCCTCTGGGAAGTGTGGCGACTGCCGTTGCAGGATCGGCTGCGGCGAGTGGCTCACTGGGTAATATCGTCACCACGCCTGGAGGCGCGGCTTCATCTGGTGGTTTACCGCTGATTGGTAATACGGTAAACGGCTTAACATCTGGACTGAATTCAGGGTTAATCGCCCCGCACCACTAA
- the nadR gene encoding multifunctional transcriptional regulator/nicotinamide-nucleotide adenylyltransferase/ribosylnicotinamide kinase NadR, with product MSSFDYLKTAIRQQGCTLQQVADASGMTKGYLSQLLNAKIKSPGAQKLEALHRFLGLEFPRREKTIGVVVGKFYPLHTGHIYLIQRACSQVDELHIIMGYDEQRDRKLFEDSAMSQQPTVSDRLRWLLQTFKYQKNIHIHSFNEEGMEPYPHGWDVWSAGIQEFMADRGIIADLIYTSEEADAPQFRAHLGVETVLIDPQRSFMNISGGQIRQDPFHYWEYIPTEVKPFFVRTVAILGGESSGKSTLVNKLANIFNTTSAWEFGRDYVFSHLGGDEMALQYSDYDKIALGQAQYIDFAVKYANRVAFIDTDFVTTQAFCKKYEGREHPFVQAMIDEYRFDLVILVENNVPWVADGLRSLGSSVDRKEFQALLITMLEENNIRYVQVKQDNYDERFLRCVELVKEMLGAQS from the coding sequence GTGTCGTCTTTTGACTATCTTAAAACCGCAATCCGGCAGCAGGGCTGTACTCTGCAACAGGTGGCCGATGCCAGCGGCATGACTAAGGGCTATCTCAGCCAGTTGCTCAATGCCAAAATCAAAAGCCCCGGCGCGCAGAAGCTGGAGGCGCTGCACCGCTTTCTCGGGCTGGAATTTCCACGTCGGGAAAAGACCATTGGCGTGGTCGTCGGTAAGTTCTACCCGCTGCATACCGGGCATATTTATCTTATCCAGCGCGCCTGTAGCCAGGTCGATGAACTGCATATCATCATGGGCTACGACGAGCAGCGTGACCGTAAGCTGTTCGAAGACAGCGCCATGTCGCAGCAGCCTACGGTGAGCGACCGTCTGCGCTGGCTGCTGCAAACGTTCAAATACCAGAAGAACATCCATATTCATTCTTTCAATGAAGAGGGGATGGAGCCGTACCCGCACGGCTGGGACGTGTGGAGCGCCGGTATTCAAGAGTTTATGGCAGATCGGGGCATTATCGCGGATTTGATCTACACCAGCGAAGAAGCCGATGCGCCGCAGTTCCGCGCTCACCTTGGTGTGGAAACGGTGCTGATCGATCCGCAGCGTTCATTTATGAATATCAGCGGCGGCCAAATCCGTCAGGATCCGTTCCACTACTGGGAATATATCCCCACTGAGGTGAAGCCGTTCTTTGTGCGCACCGTGGCGATCCTCGGCGGTGAATCGAGTGGTAAGTCAACGCTGGTTAACAAGCTGGCTAATATTTTCAATACCACCAGCGCCTGGGAGTTTGGCCGCGACTATGTCTTCTCGCATCTGGGCGGCGACGAGATGGCGTTACAGTACTCCGACTACGACAAAATCGCTCTTGGCCAGGCGCAGTACATCGACTTTGCGGTGAAATACGCCAACAGGGTGGCATTTATCGATACCGATTTTGTCACCACCCAGGCATTCTGCAAAAAGTATGAAGGGCGTGAACATCCGTTTGTGCAGGCGATGATCGATGAGTATCGTTTCGACCTGGTAATCCTGGTGGAGAACAACGTGCCCTGGGTAGCGGATGGATTACGCAGCCTGGGCAGTTCGGTGGATCGCAAAGAGTTTCAGGCGCTGCTGATCACGATGCTGGAAGAGAATAATATCCGCTATGTGCAGGTAAAACAGGATAACTACGATGAGCGTTTTTTACGCTGCGTGGAGCTGGTAAAAGAGATGCTCGGCGCTCAATCGTAA
- the radA gene encoding DNA repair protein RadA, whose translation MAKAVKRAFVCNECGADYPRWQGQCSACHAWNTITEVRLAASPTVARNERLTGYAGSAGPSRVQKLSEISLDELPRFSTGFKEFDRVLGGGVVPGSAILIGGNPGAGKSTLLLQTLCRLAEGMKTLYVTGEESLQQVAMRAHRLGLPTANLNMLSETSIEQICLIAEQEQPKLMVIDSIQVMHMADIQSSPGSVAQVRETAAYLTRFAKTKGVAIVMVGHVTKDGSLAGPKVLEHCIDCSVLLDGDADSRFRTLRSHKNRFGAVNELGVFAMTGQGLREVSNPSAIFLSRGDEITSGSSVMVLWEGTRPLLVEIQALVDHSMMGNPRRVAVGLEQNRLAILLAVLHRHGGLQMADQDVFVNVVGGVKVTETSADLALMLSMVSSLRDRPLPQDLVVFGEVGLAGEIRPVPSGQERISEAAKHGFRRAIVPAANVPKKPPEYMKVYGVKKLADALAILDDL comes from the coding sequence TTGGCCAAAGCGGTAAAGCGCGCCTTTGTTTGTAACGAATGCGGCGCAGATTATCCTCGCTGGCAGGGGCAATGCAGCGCCTGTCATGCCTGGAATACCATCACCGAAGTGCGGCTGGCGGCATCGCCCACCGTGGCGCGCAATGAACGTCTGACGGGTTATGCCGGCAGCGCTGGCCCCAGCCGGGTGCAGAAGCTGTCGGAAATCAGCCTGGATGAGTTACCGCGTTTCTCTACCGGCTTCAAAGAGTTTGACCGCGTGCTCGGCGGCGGCGTGGTGCCGGGCAGTGCCATTCTGATCGGCGGCAATCCCGGTGCCGGGAAAAGTACTCTGCTACTGCAAACTCTGTGCAGGCTGGCCGAGGGGATGAAAACCCTGTACGTCACCGGGGAAGAGTCGCTGCAACAGGTCGCCATGCGCGCCCATCGGCTGGGGTTACCCACCGCCAACCTGAATATGCTGTCGGAAACCAGCATTGAGCAGATCTGCCTGATCGCTGAACAGGAACAGCCGAAGCTGATGGTGATTGACTCGATCCAGGTGATGCATATGGCGGATATCCAGTCTTCACCCGGCAGCGTTGCCCAGGTGCGTGAAACCGCCGCTTATCTGACGCGTTTTGCTAAAACCAAAGGTGTGGCTATCGTAATGGTCGGCCACGTCACTAAAGATGGTTCGCTGGCAGGCCCCAAGGTGCTGGAGCACTGTATTGACTGCTCGGTGCTGCTGGATGGCGATGCCGATTCGCGCTTTCGTACTTTGCGCAGCCATAAAAACCGTTTTGGTGCGGTCAATGAGCTGGGCGTGTTTGCCATGACCGGGCAGGGGCTGCGCGAAGTCAGCAACCCGTCTGCCATCTTCTTAAGCCGTGGTGACGAAATCACTTCCGGCAGCTCGGTGATGGTGCTGTGGGAGGGGACGCGTCCGCTGCTGGTCGAAATCCAGGCGCTGGTAGACCATTCGATGATGGGTAACCCCCGGCGCGTTGCCGTCGGGCTGGAGCAGAATCGTCTGGCGATCCTGCTGGCGGTGCTGCACCGCCACGGCGGCCTGCAAATGGCCGATCAGGACGTGTTCGTCAACGTGGTCGGTGGCGTCAAGGTAACGGAAACCAGCGCCGACCTGGCGCTGATGCTGTCGATGGTCTCCAGTCTGCGCGACCGTCCGCTGCCGCAGGATCTGGTGGTCTTTGGTGAAGTGGGGCTGGCAGGAGAAATACGCCCGGTACCCAGCGGGCAGGAGCGTATTTCTGAAGCGGCCAAACATGGATTCCGCCGGGCGATTGTTCCAGCCGCCAACGTGCCGAAGAAGCCGCCGGAATATATGAAAGTGTACGGTGTGAAGAAGCTGGCCGATGCGCTGGCCATCCTTGACGACCTATAA
- the serB gene encoding phosphoserine phosphatase yields the protein MPNSLTWCDLPAEVSLWPGLPLSLSGDEVMPLDYRAGRSGWLLYGRQLDKARLTAYQHQLGAAMVIVSAWAVEDYQVVRLAGSLTPLAARLAHEAGLDVAPLGRIPHLKTPGLLVMDMDSTAIEIECIDEIARLAGSGAQVAEVTERAMRGELDFATSLRQRVATLKDADARILQTVRDELPLMPGLTSLVQKLQALGWHVAIASGGFTWFAEYLRDTLRLSAAVANELEIRDGKLTGEVVGDIVDAAYKAETLRQLATRFAISPQQTVAVGDGANDLPMIKASALGIAYHAKPKVNQQSEFIIRHADLLGVFCILSGSLIHEER from the coding sequence ATGCCAAACAGTCTGACCTGGTGCGACCTGCCTGCAGAAGTCTCTCTCTGGCCGGGATTACCTCTTTCTTTAAGCGGCGATGAAGTGATGCCGCTTGACTACCGTGCTGGCCGCAGCGGTTGGCTGCTATACGGGCGGCAACTCGACAAAGCCCGCCTCACCGCCTACCAACACCAGCTGGGGGCAGCGATGGTCATTGTCAGCGCCTGGGCGGTGGAAGACTACCAGGTGGTGCGTCTTGCCGGTTCACTGACGCCGCTGGCGGCCCGCCTGGCGCATGAAGCCGGGCTGGATGTTGCGCCGCTGGGCCGCATCCCGCATCTGAAAACGCCGGGTTTGCTGGTGATGGATATGGATTCGACGGCGATTGAGATCGAGTGTATTGATGAGATTGCCAGGCTGGCGGGCAGCGGCGCACAGGTGGCCGAGGTCACCGAACGCGCGATGCGCGGCGAGCTGGACTTTGCCACCAGTTTGCGTCAGCGCGTGGCGACGCTGAAAGATGCGGATGCCCGTATCCTGCAAACCGTACGTGACGAGCTGCCGCTGATGCCGGGCCTGACTTCACTGGTGCAAAAGCTGCAAGCGCTGGGCTGGCATGTGGCCATTGCCTCCGGCGGTTTCACCTGGTTTGCTGAATATCTGCGTGATACGCTGCGATTGTCGGCTGCGGTTGCCAACGAGCTGGAAATCCGCGATGGTAAACTGACGGGTGAAGTCGTGGGCGATATTGTTGACGCCGCATACAAAGCCGAGACGCTGCGCCAGCTGGCGACGCGTTTTGCCATTTCACCGCAGCAGACCGTTGCCGTTGGCGATGGTGCCAACGACCTGCCAATGATCAAAGCCTCCGCGCTGGGGATTGCTTACCACGCCAAGCCGAAGGTCAATCAACAAAGCGAATTCATTATTCGTCATGCTGACCTGCTGGGGGTGTTCTGCATTCTCAGTGGCAGCCTGATCCACGAAGAGCGTTAA
- a CDS encoding YtjB family periplasmic protein, which translates to MAKAKIKFRLHRTAIVLISLALLVVLMQGASWFSLSHQAARSEQVEELAHTLTRQVAWSLTPLMDNSDDNQQKIVDTLNQLTHESRILDISLYDGSGNLVAHSGQNINVRDRLALDGQRAGSYFNHQIVQPLESKDGPGGFLRVTLDTHVLVTEAKQVDNTTNILRLMMLLALAIGIILTRTLLRDRRTRWQQSPFLLTANNPVKEDDEDDSSSANAEK; encoded by the coding sequence ATGGCAAAAGCCAAAATCAAGTTTCGCCTGCACCGCACGGCGATCGTACTGATTAGCCTCGCGTTACTGGTTGTGCTCATGCAGGGCGCATCATGGTTCAGTCTGAGCCACCAGGCGGCACGTTCCGAACAGGTAGAAGAGCTGGCGCATACCTTGACCCGCCAGGTGGCCTGGAGTCTGACGCCGCTGATGGATAATTCAGACGATAACCAGCAAAAAATCGTCGACACGCTCAACCAGTTGACGCACGAAAGCCGTATTCTTGATATTTCACTGTACGATGGCTCGGGCAACCTGGTGGCACACAGCGGTCAAAATATCAATGTGCGCGATCGCCTGGCGCTCGACGGACAGCGGGCCGGCAGCTATTTCAACCATCAGATTGTACAACCGCTGGAGAGTAAAGACGGCCCCGGCGGTTTCCTGCGCGTCACGCTGGATACCCATGTGCTGGTCACCGAAGCTAAACAGGTGGATAACACCACCAATATTCTGCGCCTGATGATGCTGCTGGCGCTGGCTATCGGCATCATTCTCACCCGTACGCTGCTGCGCGACCGCCGCACCCGCTGGCAGCAGTCACCGTTCCTGCTTACCGCCAATAACCCGGTGAAAGAAGACGATGAGGATGATTCATCGTCGGCCAACGCGGAAAAATAA